Proteins encoded within one genomic window of Flavobacterium sp. NG2:
- the lysS gene encoding lysine--tRNA ligase, with protein MALSEQEIIRREKLQSLRNLGINPYPANLFPVNHTSKQIKESFEEGKKVIVAGRLMSVRDQGKACFAELQDSEGRIQLYVNRDVLCLEEDKTLYNQVFKKLTDLGDFIGVEGELFTTQVGAKCIRVSGFTFLSKTLRPLPLPKVDEDGKVHDAFNDAELRYRMRYVDLTVNQNVKDTFIKRTKLFNAMRGFFNDAGYLEVETPVLQSIPGGAAARPFITHHNSLDMPLYMRIANELYLKRLIVGGFDGVYEFSKNFRNEGMDRTHNPEFTAMEIYVAYKDYNWMMDFTEKLLEHCAIGVNGTSEATFGEHKISFKAPYARVTMTDSIKHFTGFDISGKTEAELYEAAKGMGIEVDATMGKGKLIDEIFGAKCEGNYIQPTFITDYPKEMSPLCKEHRDNPELTERFELMVCGKEVANAYSELNDPIDQRERFEDQMRLAEKGDDEATGIIDEDFLRALEYGMPPTSGLGIGMDRLMMFLTNNASIQEVLLFPQMRPEKKQVQIELTAEEKLILDLLKGNENKMDLVQLKISANLSGKKWDASMKGLSKHGLTKVAVEGETKVVELVG; from the coding sequence ATGGCATTATCTGAACAAGAAATTATCCGAAGAGAAAAATTGCAAAGCTTGCGCAACCTAGGGATTAATCCTTATCCTGCTAATCTTTTTCCTGTAAATCATACTTCCAAACAAATAAAGGAGAGTTTTGAAGAGGGTAAGAAGGTGATTGTAGCGGGGCGTTTGATGAGCGTGAGAGATCAAGGAAAAGCTTGTTTTGCTGAATTGCAAGATAGTGAAGGACGCATTCAATTGTATGTGAATCGTGATGTATTGTGTTTAGAAGAAGACAAAACTTTGTACAACCAAGTTTTTAAGAAATTAACCGATTTAGGTGATTTTATTGGTGTTGAAGGAGAATTGTTTACAACACAAGTTGGCGCAAAATGCATCCGTGTGAGTGGGTTTACTTTTTTGAGTAAAACTTTGCGTCCGTTGCCTTTGCCTAAAGTGGATGAAGATGGAAAAGTGCACGATGCGTTTAACGACGCCGAATTGCGTTACCGTATGCGTTATGTGGATTTGACAGTGAACCAAAACGTGAAAGATACGTTCATCAAGAGAACAAAATTGTTCAATGCCATGCGTGGTTTCTTTAACGATGCAGGCTATCTTGAGGTGGAAACACCGGTTTTACAATCGATTCCTGGTGGTGCTGCGGCACGTCCGTTTATTACGCATCATAACTCACTTGATATGCCGTTGTACATGCGTATTGCGAATGAGTTGTATTTAAAAAGATTGATTGTTGGTGGATTTGATGGGGTGTATGAATTCTCAAAAAACTTCCGTAACGAAGGAATGGACAGAACGCACAATCCTGAGTTTACTGCGATGGAAATATACGTAGCCTACAAAGACTACAATTGGATGATGGATTTCACCGAAAAATTATTGGAACATTGTGCTATTGGAGTAAATGGAACTAGTGAGGCTACTTTTGGGGAGCACAAGATTAGTTTTAAAGCGCCGTATGCTCGTGTAACGATGACCGATTCGATTAAGCATTTTACAGGTTTTGATATCTCTGGAAAAACGGAAGCTGAATTGTATGAAGCTGCCAAAGGGATGGGAATCGAAGTGGATGCAACCATGGGGAAAGGAAAACTGATTGATGAGATTTTTGGAGCGAAATGTGAAGGAAATTATATTCAACCAACATTTATTACAGATTATCCAAAAGAAATGTCACCATTGTGTAAAGAGCACCGTGACAATCCTGAGTTGACAGAGCGTTTTGAATTGATGGTTTGTGGTAAAGAGGTTGCCAATGCCTACTCTGAATTAAACGACCCAATCGATCAACGTGAGCGTTTTGAAGACCAAATGCGTCTAGCTGAAAAAGGGGATGATGAAGCAACTGGAATTATTGATGAAGATTTCTTGAGAGCCTTAGAATACGGAATGCCACCAACATCTGGATTAGGAATTGGAATGGACCGTTTGATGATGTTCTTGACGAATAACGCTTCGATTCAAGAGGTGTTGTTGTTTCCACAAATGCGACCTGAGAAAAAACAAGTTCAAATTGAATTGACTGCTGAAGAAAAATTAATTCTCGATTTATTGAAAGGAAACGAAAATAAAATGGATTTAGTTCAGCTTAAAATTTCGGCTAATTTAAGTGGTAAAAAATGGGATGCATCTATGAAAGGTTTGTCTAAACACGGCTTGACTAAAGTGGCGGTTGAAGGAGAAACTAAAGTAGTGGAATTAGTAGGCTAA
- a CDS encoding DUF6755 family protein — protein MSSFRKSQNQANPNKLNNILSTLIFILVFNVSIQIWLLYAALNNALDNHKEILIPAFIASLILFLIGFGWMYYLPKGNFKK, from the coding sequence ATGAGTAGTTTCCGAAAAAGCCAGAATCAAGCCAATCCCAATAAATTGAACAACATACTATCTACTTTGATATTCATCTTGGTTTTCAATGTGAGTATTCAAATATGGTTGCTGTATGCCGCTTTAAATAATGCTTTGGATAATCATAAGGAGATTTTGATTCCTGCATTTATCGCCTCTCTAATTCTGTTTTTGATTGGTTTTGGTTGGATGTATTATTTACCGAAAGGGAATTTTAAAAAGTAA
- a CDS encoding Rieske (2Fe-2S) protein, which produces MSKEDNLNKNWKKDFPILKQEATQVSRRDFAKFLTLVSGGLMVGSGLVAAKAHLMPKEEVAGEHFVCKKDEVPVGGTRGFVIEGSTVPYILIHLETGEFKAYEQKCTHLSCSVFYKPGTGIIHCPCHEGSFDAKTGDVIAGPPPRALPKLEVFFKDNDIYVKAATESTAS; this is translated from the coding sequence ATGTCAAAAGAAGATAATTTAAATAAAAATTGGAAAAAGGATTTTCCTATTTTAAAACAAGAAGCGACTCAGGTAAGTCGTCGTGATTTTGCTAAATTCCTTACCCTTGTTTCAGGAGGGTTAATGGTTGGTAGTGGTTTAGTCGCTGCCAAAGCGCACTTGATGCCAAAAGAAGAGGTTGCAGGTGAGCATTTTGTTTGTAAAAAAGACGAAGTGCCTGTGGGAGGAACCCGTGGTTTTGTAATTGAAGGGAGCACGGTTCCTTATATATTAATACACTTGGAAACCGGTGAGTTTAAAGCATATGAACAAAAATGTACCCACCTTTCTTGTTCTGTTTTTTACAAACCGGGAACCGGTATTATTCATTGCCCTTGCCATGAAGGTTCATTTGATGCCAAAACAGGAGATGTAATTGCGGGGCCTCCACCTAGAGCTTTACCTAAATTAGAAGTGTTCTTTAAAGACAATGACATTTACGTAAAAGCAGCTACTGAATCAACTGCGAGTTAA
- a CDS encoding 4Fe-4S dicluster domain-containing protein has translation MNNYTNFNTSEEFFVDMQRCIGCKACELACAECETNGQESMIHVNYVDRAATVQTTVQVCMHCEDPVCANVCPADAISKDEFGIVHTANTERCIGCSNCVLACPFGVPKKEENYDLMMKCTMCYDRTSVGKKPMCATVCPSGALFFGTKAEIEEMRPNSTPVNSFVFGKEIVNTKVNIMMPKGSTELVIY, from the coding sequence ATGAATAATTATACCAATTTCAATACAAGCGAAGAGTTTTTTGTAGATATGCAACGTTGCATTGGGTGTAAAGCCTGTGAATTAGCTTGTGCTGAATGTGAAACGAATGGGCAAGAATCGATGATTCATGTGAATTATGTGGATCGTGCCGCTACGGTGCAAACGACTGTTCAGGTGTGTATGCATTGTGAAGACCCGGTTTGTGCGAATGTGTGTCCGGCAGATGCGATTTCGAAAGACGAATTTGGGATTGTGCATACGGCTAATACGGAAAGATGTATTGGTTGTTCGAATTGTGTTTTGGCTTGCCCTTTTGGTGTACCCAAAAAAGAAGAGAACTACGACTTGATGATGAAATGTACTATGTGCTACGACCGAACGAGCGTGGGTAAAAAGCCAATGTGTGCAACGGTTTGTCCTAGTGGAGCTTTATTTTTTGGAACAAAAGCCGAGATTGAAGAAATGCGACCTAATAGCACGCCTGTGAATAGTTTTGTTTTTGGCAAAGAAATTGTGAATACCAAAGTCAATATTATGATGCCAAAAGGAAGTACGGAGTTGGTTATATATTAA
- a CDS encoding molybdopterin oxidoreductase family protein has product MAKLPVSAENIISQFGPHKNYSPKEGYEGRDEPDELVKTHCCFCGMQCGIQLSVKENKVVGFEPWMEFPFNEGRLCPKGVQRYLQNNHPDRLMSPLKRVEGQGFVPTSWDDALSKTVSEIKRIQEKYGNDAFSMLSGVSLTNEKSYLVGKFARVALKTKNLDYNGRLCMVSAGAGNKKAFGLDRGSNNYSDLEYAEVIIVAGANISETFPTLTHWIWKARDRGAKLIVIDPRMIPLARTSDLHLDVRPGTDSALYGAMLKYLADHDMLDHDFIDNYTSGFDLTLDAVKDYTLEWAEEITGIKKEKIQQAAELWGKAKTSFLLHARGIEHHSKGVDNVLGCINLVLATGRIGKPYCGYATITGQGNGQGGREHGHKCDQLPGNRDIENPEHRKYIADVWGIEEKDLPGKGLSAYEIIEAIHRGEIKGLISICFNPLVSLPNSNYVREALEKLEYYVCIDFFLNETARHADMVLAGSLQEEEEGTTTSAEGRVIRIRQAVTPPEDARTDTSIILEIAKRLGVEDKFTYENSEAIFNELRVASKGGTADYYGITYKRIEDEMGVFWPCPEIGHPGTPRLWEDKKFKTPDGKAHFNPAPYKLPGEVPDADYPVILTTGRVVSQYLSGTQTRRIGKLVDQYPEPLLEIHPKLAQQYGIRQRELVKVSSRRGEGIFPANIVETIREDTVFIPYHWSGKKSANQLTPGTLDPISKIPEFKVCACHLEPLRELAAPSSESKAYASV; this is encoded by the coding sequence ATGGCAAAATTACCGGTTTCAGCAGAAAATATAATTTCACAATTTGGCCCTCATAAAAACTATAGTCCAAAAGAGGGGTACGAAGGAAGAGATGAACCAGACGAATTAGTAAAAACACATTGTTGCTTTTGTGGTATGCAATGTGGAATACAATTGTCTGTAAAGGAAAATAAAGTAGTTGGTTTTGAACCTTGGATGGAATTCCCTTTTAACGAAGGACGTCTTTGTCCAAAAGGAGTACAACGCTATTTACAAAATAACCATCCAGACCGTTTGATGAGTCCGCTAAAAAGAGTGGAAGGACAAGGATTTGTACCTACTTCTTGGGATGATGCGCTATCAAAAACAGTTTCAGAAATTAAACGTATTCAAGAAAAATACGGCAATGATGCTTTCTCAATGCTTTCAGGGGTTTCGTTGACCAATGAGAAAAGTTATTTGGTTGGAAAATTTGCTCGTGTAGCATTGAAAACAAAAAACCTAGATTACAATGGTCGTTTGTGTATGGTGAGTGCAGGAGCTGGAAACAAAAAAGCTTTTGGTCTAGACAGAGGTTCTAATAACTATTCGGATTTAGAATATGCCGAAGTGATAATTGTGGCTGGTGCTAATATCAGTGAGACCTTCCCTACCCTAACCCATTGGATTTGGAAAGCTCGTGACCGTGGTGCTAAATTAATCGTTATTGACCCTAGGATGATTCCGCTGGCTAGAACATCAGACTTACATCTTGACGTTAGACCAGGAACCGACTCGGCTTTATATGGTGCTATGCTAAAATACTTGGCAGATCATGACATGCTTGACCACGATTTTATCGACAATTACACTTCAGGTTTTGACCTTACTCTTGATGCTGTTAAAGATTATACACTAGAATGGGCCGAGGAAATTACGGGAATCAAAAAAGAAAAAATTCAACAAGCTGCCGAATTATGGGGCAAAGCCAAAACGAGTTTCTTACTTCATGCTCGTGGAATTGAGCATCATAGTAAAGGCGTTGACAATGTATTAGGTTGTATCAATTTAGTATTAGCTACAGGTCGTATAGGAAAACCTTATTGCGGATACGCAACTATTACTGGTCAAGGAAACGGTCAAGGTGGTCGTGAACATGGTCATAAATGCGACCAATTACCTGGAAATCGTGATATCGAAAATCCAGAACACCGAAAATATATTGCTGATGTTTGGGGAATTGAAGAAAAAGATTTGCCTGGCAAAGGACTTTCAGCCTATGAAATAATTGAAGCTATTCACCGTGGAGAAATCAAAGGATTAATTTCAATTTGTTTCAATCCGCTGGTTTCATTACCTAATAGTAATTATGTTCGTGAAGCTTTAGAGAAATTAGAATACTATGTATGTATTGACTTTTTCTTAAATGAAACGGCTCGTCATGCTGATATGGTTCTTGCAGGATCTTTGCAAGAGGAAGAAGAAGGAACAACCACCTCAGCCGAAGGTCGAGTAATCCGTATTCGACAAGCAGTAACACCTCCAGAAGATGCAAGGACAGATACTTCAATTATTTTGGAAATAGCCAAACGTTTGGGCGTGGAAGATAAATTTACATACGAAAATAGTGAAGCTATTTTCAATGAATTGCGTGTTGCCTCAAAAGGTGGAACTGCTGATTACTATGGAATAACCTATAAAAGAATTGAAGATGAAATGGGCGTTTTCTGGCCTTGTCCAGAAATAGGTCATCCAGGTACACCTCGACTTTGGGAAGATAAAAAGTTTAAAACTCCTGACGGAAAAGCACATTTTAATCCTGCTCCGTATAAACTTCCAGGTGAAGTTCCTGATGCGGACTATCCAGTGATTTTAACTACTGGTCGTGTGGTATCACAATATTTAAGTGGTACGCAAACCCGTAGAATTGGAAAATTAGTGGATCAATATCCAGAACCACTACTAGAAATCCATCCTAAGTTAGCGCAACAATACGGTATACGACAAAGAGAATTAGTGAAGGTTTCTAGCCGTAGAGGTGAAGGAATTTTCCCTGCCAATATTGTGGAGACGATTAGGGAAGACACTGTTTTTATTCCGTATCACTGGTCAGGGAAAAAATCAGCCAATCAATTGACCCCGGGAACTTTGGATCCTATTTCAAAAATTCCTGAGTTTAAAGTTTGTGCTTGTCATTTGGAACCCCTTAGAGAACTAGCTGCCCCTTCGAGCGAATCAAAGGCTTATGCTAGTGTTTAA
- a CDS encoding MFS transporter, with protein sequence MKTNNYAYNIKALLIATVLSILMIALVFYGSRKLQNFDAALITYLFGTVFAFFGIVYRYSVWLQRPPTWIYFKRGITYLFTGKVFSHFWFASKETIENIAFQKFIYPRGKYRWMAHFMIAVGCTSAFMITIPLTFGWIHFTMAPNSISVYEAHFFGFKVMDFKLDSIMAFLTFHALNWSSYLVILGSLYYLRRRLTNPGLIATQTFEGDLLPLILLIAISATGLGLTYSYQFMKGFAFDFLAVLHAVTVIMFLIWIPFGKFFHIIQRPAQIGAHIYKKQGMKMGMAICKHTGEEFATNLHIKDLKTVTKELGFNFDMEDGSSHLDLSPEGKRSRLAQAHLKARQSGGNLFG encoded by the coding sequence ATGAAAACAAATAACTATGCCTATAATATAAAAGCATTATTGATAGCCACAGTGCTTTCAATATTGATGATTGCATTAGTTTTTTATGGTTCTCGAAAATTACAAAATTTTGATGCAGCACTTATTACGTACTTATTCGGTACCGTATTTGCCTTTTTCGGAATTGTTTATAGATATTCTGTCTGGTTACAAAGACCACCTACTTGGATTTATTTCAAAAGAGGAATAACTTATCTGTTTACCGGAAAAGTGTTTTCTCATTTTTGGTTTGCTTCCAAAGAAACAATTGAAAATATAGCTTTTCAAAAATTCATTTACCCAAGAGGAAAATACCGTTGGATGGCGCATTTCATGATTGCCGTTGGTTGTACATCAGCTTTTATGATTACCATTCCCTTGACCTTTGGATGGATTCATTTTACAATGGCACCCAACTCTATTTCGGTTTATGAAGCACACTTTTTTGGTTTCAAAGTAATGGATTTTAAGCTAGATTCTATAATGGCCTTTTTGACTTTTCATGCTTTGAACTGGTCTTCCTACTTAGTAATTTTAGGTTCATTATACTATTTAAGACGCCGATTAACCAATCCTGGTTTGATTGCAACACAAACCTTTGAGGGTGATTTATTGCCTCTTATTTTATTAATAGCTATTTCGGCTACTGGTTTGGGACTAACCTACTCTTACCAATTCATGAAAGGTTTTGCTTTTGATTTCCTCGCTGTCCTACATGCTGTAACAGTGATCATGTTCTTGATTTGGATTCCATTTGGAAAATTTTTCCACATCATTCAGCGTCCTGCACAGATTGGTGCTCATATCTATAAAAAACAAGGAATGAAAATGGGAATGGCTATTTGCAAGCATACAGGTGAAGAATTTGCAACTAATTTACATATCAAAGATTTAAAAACAGTAACTAAAGAGCTTGGTTTTAATTTTGACATGGAAGATGGAAGTTCGCATTTAGACTTGAGTCCCGAAGGAAAAAGATCACGATTAGCACAAGCCCACTTAAAAGCAAGACAATCAGGCGGGAATTTGTTTGGTTAA
- the moaA gene encoding GTP 3',8-cyclase MoaA, with translation MMAHSNPMQDTHGRIHNYLRISITEHCNLRCTYCMPAEGIALTPKSHLMTADEIVTIAQTFVNLGVKKIRLTGGEPLVRKDAKDVILRLGKLGVELTLTTNGILVNDFIDTFKDAGITALNVSIDSLQKDKFNSITRRNYFDKVLENLDLLENNGFHLKLNVVVMKGFNDNEILDFIELTKDKNLMIRFIEFMPFDGNKWNKEKLVSYAEILSQVENQYLSENIERLTDKPNDTAKNHKIKGFKGSFSVISSVTNPFCSSCNRIRLTADGKLKNCLFSNSETSLLNTLRAGESIEPLIFNNVKSKHAMRGGMDDDAKFQNPKLFSQNRSMIKIGG, from the coding sequence ATCATGGCGCATAGTAACCCAATGCAGGATACACACGGACGCATACACAACTATTTGCGCATCTCGATTACAGAACATTGTAATTTGAGATGTACCTATTGTATGCCTGCCGAAGGGATTGCGCTCACACCAAAATCACATTTGATGACCGCAGATGAGATTGTAACTATAGCCCAAACTTTTGTAAACTTAGGTGTCAAAAAAATCAGATTGACTGGCGGCGAACCTTTAGTACGTAAAGATGCTAAGGATGTTATACTGCGTTTAGGAAAACTGGGCGTTGAACTCACGCTTACCACAAATGGAATCCTAGTAAATGATTTCATAGACACTTTTAAAGATGCGGGGATCACAGCTTTAAATGTTAGTATCGACAGCCTACAAAAAGATAAATTCAATTCAATCACAAGACGTAATTATTTTGATAAAGTTTTAGAAAATTTAGATTTATTAGAAAACAACGGCTTCCACCTCAAACTAAATGTAGTGGTAATGAAAGGCTTTAATGATAACGAAATTTTAGATTTCATCGAATTGACTAAAGACAAAAACCTAATGATTCGATTCATTGAGTTCATGCCTTTTGATGGAAACAAATGGAATAAAGAAAAATTAGTTTCCTATGCTGAAATTTTATCACAAGTTGAAAACCAATACCTTTCTGAAAATATTGAACGACTTACTGATAAACCAAACGATACCGCCAAGAACCACAAAATAAAAGGCTTCAAAGGAAGTTTTTCAGTTATTAGTTCAGTCACCAATCCGTTTTGCAGCAGTTGCAACCGCATCCGACTGACCGCTGATGGAAAATTAAAAAATTGTCTTTTCTCAAACTCTGAAACATCTTTATTGAATACTTTAAGAGCTGGCGAATCCATAGAACCTCTTATTTTTAATAACGTAAAATCAAAACACGCCATGCGTGGCGGAATGGACGATGATGCTAAATTCCAAAACCCTAAACTATTTTCTCAAAACAGAAGTATGATTAAGATTGGTGGGTAA
- the moaCB gene encoding bifunctional molybdenum cofactor biosynthesis protein MoaC/MoaB: protein MVDITHKIITQRTATAQAVVKVGTPATMQAILNKSVPKGDVLEVARTAGLFAVKNTSNSIPDCHPMPIEYTGIEYEFLDDSILIKVTVKAIYRTGVEVEAMHGASIVALTMYDMLKPIDKQVEISTIKLLHKKGGKSDFGKNDIPDLAVAVMVCSDSVSSGKKEDRAGKVIAEKIKSLGLRVSNYTIIPDEIVDIQETIHTMCDKKMDLVILTGGTGLSNRDVTPEAVAPMLDRRIPGIEEAIRAYGQDRTPYAMLSRSVVGFKGNTLIMALPGSTAGASESMDAVFPSILHLFKILNGFNHGA from the coding sequence ATGGTAGATATTACACACAAAATAATTACACAACGTACAGCTACAGCGCAAGCTGTTGTAAAAGTAGGCACACCAGCTACGATGCAGGCGATATTGAATAAATCAGTACCAAAAGGAGATGTACTTGAAGTAGCGCGTACAGCAGGTCTTTTTGCAGTAAAAAACACTTCAAACTCGATTCCTGACTGCCATCCTATGCCAATTGAATACACTGGAATTGAATATGAATTCCTTGACGATTCTATCTTAATCAAAGTAACCGTAAAGGCAATTTACAGAACTGGTGTAGAAGTCGAAGCCATGCATGGTGCTTCAATTGTTGCCTTAACGATGTATGATATGTTAAAACCAATTGACAAGCAAGTGGAAATTTCGACTATCAAATTATTGCACAAAAAAGGAGGCAAATCAGACTTTGGTAAAAATGACATTCCTGATTTAGCTGTAGCTGTAATGGTTTGTTCAGATAGTGTTTCAAGTGGCAAAAAAGAAGATAGAGCTGGAAAAGTAATCGCCGAAAAAATAAAAAGCTTAGGATTGCGTGTTTCTAATTACACCATTATTCCTGACGAAATCGTAGATATTCAAGAAACCATCCATACGATGTGTGACAAAAAAATGGATTTGGTTATCCTAACAGGAGGTACGGGATTATCGAATCGTGATGTTACTCCCGAAGCTGTTGCCCCAATGCTAGACAGACGTATTCCAGGTATTGAAGAAGCTATTCGTGCCTACGGACAAGACCGCACACCTTATGCGATGTTATCCCGCTCAGTTGTAGGTTTCAAAGGAAACACACTGATTATGGCTTTACCAGGTTCAACAGCTGGCGCAAGTGAATCGATGGATGCAGTATTTCCATCTATTTTACATTTATTCAAAATACTTAACGGATTCAATCATGGCGCATAG
- a CDS encoding molybdenum cofactor biosynthesis protein MoaE — translation MSADKPKKTSFIQGQITSDFIGNSIAKHQTKTTIGAHNIFLGQVRADVIDGKTVAAIEYTAYEEMAEQNFYEIREAAFAKYNLTCLHIYHSLGLVKTGEICLFVFVSAPRRKVVYEALEFLVEAIKEKAPVFGKEIFEDESYTWKKNT, via the coding sequence ATGTCAGCAGATAAACCAAAGAAAACGTCCTTCATTCAAGGACAAATAACATCCGATTTCATAGGGAATTCGATTGCCAAACACCAAACAAAAACAACTATTGGCGCTCATAACATCTTTTTAGGACAAGTTCGTGCTGATGTCATTGATGGAAAAACTGTTGCTGCAATTGAATACACTGCTTATGAAGAAATGGCAGAACAAAATTTTTACGAAATCAGAGAAGCGGCTTTCGCCAAATACAATTTAACATGCTTACACATTTACCATAGCTTAGGGTTGGTGAAAACTGGCGAAATATGCTTGTTTGTTTTTGTATCTGCTCCTAGACGAAAAGTAGTGTATGAAGCCCTAGAATTTTTGGTGGAAGCCATAAAGGAAAAAGCCCCTGTTTTTGGTAAAGAGATTTTTGAAGATGAATCCTATACTTGGAAAAAAAATACATAA
- a CDS encoding HesA/MoeB/ThiF family protein: protein MRYNRQIILPEIGEIGQQKLQNARVLVIGAGGLGCPVLQNLAAAGIGKIGIIDGDIIEETNLHRQLLYNLQDCGKSKALTAAEKILLLNPDIEVQTYYTFFSENNAFEIVDDYQIIVDCTDTIDIRYLINDVSAHQKIPVVYASIYKFEGQLSVFNYKNGPSYRCIFPEKNTLDSVSNCEVAGVLGVLPNTIGALQATEVLKIILEIGEVLSGKLLIYDALHFQTQLIAFAKNPKAVEKSFINGSQLLHSKKINDSLTPATFLEKCKQMDIVVIDVREKNESPEFRGENIIQIPLSELESYSHKLDKNQEIVLFCQTGQRSQTALNYLKKSGFVGVFHLGKGIQSL from the coding sequence GTGCGCTACAACAGACAAATAATTCTTCCTGAAATAGGCGAAATTGGTCAGCAAAAATTACAAAATGCTAGAGTTTTAGTAATTGGTGCTGGTGGATTAGGCTGTCCTGTGTTGCAAAATTTAGCTGCAGCGGGGATTGGCAAAATTGGAATTATTGATGGAGACATAATCGAAGAAACTAATTTACATCGACAGCTTTTATACAACTTACAAGATTGCGGTAAAAGCAAAGCGCTAACAGCTGCCGAAAAAATCCTATTACTTAATCCTGACATTGAAGTTCAAACTTATTATACTTTTTTCAGTGAAAACAATGCCTTTGAAATCGTTGATGATTACCAAATAATCGTTGATTGCACTGATACAATAGACATACGCTACTTAATAAATGATGTTTCAGCTCATCAAAAAATCCCAGTGGTATATGCTTCGATTTATAAATTCGAAGGACAGCTTTCTGTTTTCAACTATAAAAACGGACCTAGTTACCGCTGTATATTTCCAGAGAAAAATACATTAGACTCGGTTTCAAATTGTGAAGTCGCTGGTGTTCTAGGAGTTTTACCCAATACAATTGGAGCATTACAAGCAACAGAAGTACTTAAAATCATTCTTGAAATTGGCGAAGTGTTATCAGGAAAATTATTGATTTATGATGCTTTACATTTTCAAACTCAACTAATCGCTTTCGCAAAAAACCCGAAGGCTGTCGAAAAAAGTTTTATCAACGGTAGTCAACTTTTACATTCAAAAAAAATAAACGACTCCTTGACTCCAGCTACATTTTTAGAAAAATGTAAGCAAATGGACATTGTAGTTATTGATGTTCGAGAGAAAAACGAAAGCCCTGAATTTAGAGGTGAAAATATAATCCAAATTCCGTTATCAGAATTAGAATCATACAGTCATAAATTAGACAAAAACCAAGAAATAGTATTGTTTTGCCAGACTGGACAACGCAGTCAAACAGCATTAAATTATTTAAAAAAATCAGGATTTGTAGGTGTTTTTCATTTAGGAAAAGGCATACAGTCTTTATAG
- a CDS encoding MoaD/ThiS family protein, with translation MIINTKYFGLIADITNKNEEQVSLDNSNATVACLKGVMESNYPDLKKTNYSIAVNQVITNIDFSIKNQDEIAFLPPFAGG, from the coding sequence ATGATTATAAATACAAAATATTTTGGTTTGATTGCTGATATTACCAATAAAAACGAAGAACAAGTTTCACTTGACAATTCTAATGCAACAGTAGCATGCTTAAAAGGAGTAATGGAATCCAATTATCCTGATTTAAAGAAAACAAACTATTCAATAGCAGTCAATCAAGTGATTACTAACATAGATTTTTCAATAAAAAATCAAGACGAAATTGCATTTTTACCTCCATTTGCTGGAGGTTAA
- a CDS encoding molybdenum cofactor guanylyltransferase, whose amino-acid sequence MENNITAYILAGGKSQRMGKEKGLLPLNKKPFISHICEALQPIVGSNIIIVSANSDYDYLGHARIEDIIADKGPVGGIYTALKHSKTKFNFILSVDAPLISSDLLQWIADKHEDSYMMTQVQVGDKPSPLIALYDRSCKTIFGEHLAAKQLKLRDVIEDMSHQTLVVPAKWHNQIQNINTPEEYEKLQS is encoded by the coding sequence ATGGAAAATAACATTACAGCCTATATCTTAGCAGGTGGAAAAAGCCAACGTATGGGAAAAGAAAAAGGCTTACTCCCTTTGAACAAAAAACCATTCATAAGTCATATTTGCGAGGCCTTACAACCTATTGTAGGATCAAATATTATTATTGTATCGGCTAATTCTGACTACGATTACCTTGGACACGCTCGCATCGAAGACATAATTGCAGATAAAGGACCTGTAGGCGGAATTTACACTGCTTTAAAACATTCTAAAACTAAATTTAATTTTATATTAAGTGTCGACGCTCCTCTCATTTCATCTGACTTACTTCAATGGATAGCAGACAAACATGAAGATTCTTATATGATGACACAAGTACAAGTTGGAGACAAACCAAGTCCTCTGATTGCCCTTTATGATCGTTCATGTAAAACTATTTTTGGAGAACATTTGGCCGCCAAACAGTTAAAATTACGCGATGTTATTGAAGATATGTCACACCAAACATTAGTTGTTCCTGCGAAATGGCACAATCAAATACAAAATATAAACACACCAGAAGAATACGAAAAATTACAATCATGA